The Corynebacterium poyangense genome includes a window with the following:
- a CDS encoding MFS transporter yields MGSDTTNTQRWLFLAIISVGLFLVGADNSILYTALPTLERELSATALEGLWMINAYPLVLCGLLLGTGTLGDRIGHRLMFLIGVLVFGLASFFAAFASNAWLLIAARACLGVGAATMMPASLALIQITFLNEQQRNTAIGIWGSVGAVGAATGPLLGGLLLQNFWWGSVFLINVPVAIGVFFATIAIAPANVANPSRHWDLPSSLYAMLAMVGAVMLIKETAHNHRQLWVIVVSLLATILGGWAFSSRQKKLTTPLLSLDIFRNRMFSGGVLTAGAAMFCLSGIELTTTQRFQLIGGYTPLEAGLLVALVALSCVPASVLGGANLHRIGFLPLISGGFVLLASGLGLALWAFQDNHQFWFFLALVAVGLGAGSVMSVSSTAIIGSASPSKAGMASAVEAVSYEFGTLLAVAILGSLTPLFYRLFAPPELSEPYASDPRSAAAYDTGYFVIIALVIIVALIAAIITAWCFRTNPKRAYVPEGVLLCDAASGKKF; encoded by the coding sequence TCTACACCGCCCTGCCCACCCTGGAACGCGAACTGTCCGCCACAGCCCTCGAAGGGCTCTGGATGATTAACGCCTACCCCCTGGTGCTGTGCGGACTCCTCCTCGGCACCGGCACTCTCGGTGACCGAATTGGGCACCGCCTCATGTTTCTTATCGGCGTTCTGGTTTTTGGCCTAGCATCCTTCTTCGCCGCCTTCGCCAGCAACGCTTGGCTTCTCATCGCCGCCCGCGCATGCCTCGGCGTCGGAGCCGCCACCATGATGCCCGCTTCCCTAGCCCTCATCCAGATCACCTTCCTTAATGAACAACAACGCAACACCGCCATCGGTATATGGGGATCAGTCGGTGCCGTTGGCGCAGCAACCGGCCCGCTCCTCGGTGGACTCCTCCTTCAGAACTTCTGGTGGGGCTCCGTATTCCTCATCAACGTGCCCGTCGCCATCGGGGTCTTCTTTGCCACCATCGCCATTGCCCCAGCAAACGTCGCCAACCCCTCCCGTCACTGGGACCTCCCATCCTCCCTCTACGCCATGCTGGCGATGGTCGGCGCCGTCATGCTCATCAAAGAAACCGCGCACAACCACCGTCAGCTCTGGGTCATAGTTGTCTCCCTTCTAGCCACCATCCTGGGGGGCTGGGCTTTTAGTAGCCGCCAAAAGAAACTCACCACTCCCTTGCTGAGCCTAGATATTTTCCGAAACCGAATGTTCAGTGGCGGGGTGCTCACCGCCGGAGCCGCAATGTTTTGCCTCTCGGGAATTGAGCTCACTACTACCCAGCGGTTCCAACTCATCGGCGGCTACACCCCCTTGGAAGCTGGTCTTCTGGTAGCGCTAGTGGCATTGTCCTGTGTCCCAGCCTCCGTCCTTGGCGGTGCTAACCTCCACCGAATAGGTTTTCTCCCCCTCATCTCAGGTGGTTTCGTTCTCCTAGCTAGCGGCCTAGGGCTCGCCCTATGGGCTTTTCAAGATAATCACCAATTCTGGTTTTTTCTCGCTCTCGTGGCAGTGGGTCTGGGAGCCGGATCAGTCATGTCGGTATCTTCCACCGCCATCATTGGCTCCGCTTCGCCCTCCAAAGCCGGGATGGCCTCTGCCGTTGAAGCTGTCTCCTATGAATTCGGCACCCTCCTAGCTGTCGCTATCCTGGGATCGTTGACTCCACTCTTCTACCGGCTCTTTGCTCCCCCGGAGCTTTCTGAACCCTATGCCAGCGACCCTCGATCCGCTGCCGCCTATGACACCGGTTATTTTGTCATCATCGCTCTCGTGATTATCGTGGCGCTCATCGCAGCAATCATCACGGCATGGTGTTTTCGCACTAACCCCAAGCGAGCCTATGTGCCGGAAGGAGTCCTTTTATGCGACGCAGCAAGCGG